The DNA sequence TATTTTGGGACACTGCATCAGAGAGACACCTGCGTCGAGGGAAGACGCAATCATGATGAGTGCACGGGACCGGGCGGAGGGTCACGGGATGCCACACGCCATCCCCTCAACGTGTAATTCAATCGCCATTAAAATTCCCacgacgatgacgatgatgatgatgatgggggtgccctctctctctctctctctctctctctcttctcgctTCCTGCACCACTTGGaacagagcagagcagagcagagcagaaCAGAGCAGCCCATCGGGAAGTAGTAAATGCTTGCAGGGGGACCGCTCTACCACTTAGCTTCCGGCCACGTGGCGTCATCTGCACCACGTCCTGTGCGGGGGACCACGTTGGGACCGACGCCTTCCGACCGGTAGTGGCGGCAGCGGGGACCGGCCCCGCCGTCACGGAGACGGAGTTGGAGGAGCCTCTCCTCGACCGTGGTCCCCACTAACGCCACGCCGTCACCTAAGACTCTTCCAAAACTCACCCCCTtttatttcataatatatatttatttacatgTAATAATAAAATTCTTTCTCTGacatatttgtattattttataAAGATTTAGATAGAAATTTTCACCATCAACAGTCGTTAACGGTATGAGGCGAAGCGTCAGCAGAGTGGAGTTAAAGGGGGACCAACTAACCCAAACGAAATAAATACAAGAAcacaagaagaggacaccaaaagcCGACACCACACCTCCGGAGGTCAAATTCCCGCAGGCCCCACCTACCTCTCCTGACGTGGTTCACAACCATTGGTCGCCCGTCCCCACGACTTTTGGGGTCCATTTCCCGCCGTAATAAATGCCAACCCGCTCCCGGATGGAACTGCGATGGATTCTTAGCCGTTGGATTCCCATCTCGGCTAATTGGACGAGTGGCTTATAGTTTCGACGACTCGCTCTCGCTTTCACTTCGCTTCTCTTCTCCGCCCATCCGCTTTGCTTTGCATTGGGTTTGGGCGAATTGGCGGTGGGGTGGAAGAGGGGGGGGTATGGCGTTCCACAACCACCTGTCCCGCGAGCTGACGCCGCTGCGGTAcgcggagcagcagcagcagcagcagttgaGGGGCGACAACCCGGCCTTGCTAAGGACCACCATGGATCAGCTCGCCGTACCTCCGCCCTCCGGTGCCTCTACCGATGCTGGCAGGGTGAAGGACGGGAAGGACCTCCGCCGCCTCGTGGCCGACGCGGCCCCGGCTGTGAAGCCGACGATGGCAGGCGGGGGCGGGCCTACGTGGCTTAACAGCGCAATTCTCCGGCAGCAGGGTCACCACTACGCCGACGGAAGCTTCCTCCATCTTCAAACCACGTCCGGTTCCTCCGCGTCGCCGGTCGCTgccggagggggaggaggaggcgcgGGGGCGGGTAACTGGTTTCCCCGACCGTCGATCTTGCAGCGCAGCGGGAGGGAGGACGAGGTTCCGGTGTCGAACGACCCCATCATGGCCGGTGCGACATCGGGGGAGCACGGCGGACGGCGGGGTCACGCGGGCGGGGAGCTCGGGGAGTCGGAGGCAGTGGCGCAAGGGAGCGGCGGCGAGACCGCCGCCGGGGAGGTCACGTGGATGAACGCGAGGTACAAGGCGGAGATATTGGCACACCCCTTGTGCGAGCAGCTGCTGGCGGCGCATGTGGCGTGCCTGAGGATCGCGACGCCGGTGGACCAGCTGCCGAGGATCGACGCACAGCTCGGTCAGTCGCAGCAAATCGTGTCCAAGTACTCGGTGCTCGGCAACAACGGACAGATGCCCGGCGATGACAAGGAGCTCGATCAGTTCATGGTATAGCAAAGCTCCTTATTTTCGTCGCTCCAATGCGTCTTTGCTTTCTAATTATGCCCTCTTTTCGATGCGTTCACTCGATTTCTGGCTTCTGTTCCTTAGATATGCGCATGATTCATTTGTTTCCCTCTCGGGTTCGATAGTAGTGGTAGAGATCGGAAGACAGATAGCTGAAGGCTTGAAGAACCACAATCTAATTGTAGATTTGAGTTTGATGTTTTGGTTACTGTAGTACTGGAACTCTTGCTTAGTAGTCGGATGCTAAATTCCCTGGTAAGTAAGAAAACATCAACCCAACTCGTGCTTCGAGTGAAACATCCAAAGCGATCATTTCAGAATCGAAGCATCTTTTGGATCATGTTTCACGTGAAACATCCAAAGCGTTGACTTGAGAATCTAAGTATCTTTTGACGACTTCTGGAACACTTTCCACCAAGTTTGACTCCAGCTCATGTATGACAGATATCCTTGCTTTCTACAGACTCCTTTTATGTGTATGACCTTGATTTGATCTTCCGGCGAGAGCAGTGGCTGATATCTTTCTCGGTAGGCCTTCTCTTTAACACATCCATCACAAAGCAATTAGATGATCAACTAAAGTAGTATCCTTTTATTGTAGGAATGGTAAATCTTCCTTGATATATTCGACATGAAGGTCATTAAATATGCATACTTAGGTAAGACCGTCTGCAAAATGCAAAATCCATATGTACTTTACAGAATATTCCAGCGAGAGATTAAACAGTACTTACACCATATACAGTACGCCCAGTTGATCAAGACCAAATTAAACAATGAGATAAAATCATCTTGTGTGATTGATCAATATTGCTTTAGTTAGTTAATCTTTTCGATTTGTGATCTCCCCTTTTCAGTGGATCTCGATTGCACTTCTGATTATGTATTTCCGACACTTATTGATAATtgacaaattctttttttttttttgcatgcttCAGAACTTGCATACATATTCTCAACAATGGCGATCACCTCAAAAAACCTTCTAATATTAATCCCAAATTACCAGGAAATTGTCGTTGCTTTTTTCTAGTTCATCAGAAACCTCATCTTGCTACTGCCATATGGGTTCTCCAGTAGTACTCTCTAATTGTACAAAAATCATTAATAATCTTATTCTTTCACAGTTCTGGGGAACTGAAGGAGACTTCATTTTACATACTGTTTCATGCTTCCTTCTTAGGTAGGTGGCTATCAAGTCATCATCCCCGCAATGATTTGCTTGTTAACTTGCAAGAGCAACTTCAACCTATATGTTGATCGACTTGCAGTTTGAAGTTTTTGTTTAATGTATGTACTTTTCATGTATCATAAATTTACCTTGTACAGTAGAAACTGTATTCTTCTACCTGGATGACCTAAATGCAGCTCGAAAACTTTCAGAGCGCGAGCAtaatccataaatttaaatcgagCTTTCTATATATCTCCAGATATTTCATCATATGGTCAACACTTGGATTTATCCCATGCATCCTCAAACTTGATGAACTATGAACTCTTTCTCTGATCCTTCATATGCTAGATTAGCTGTtatttttcgtttcattttaaaacTCCTAATACCTAAAAAATCTCATTCGTTGGCCAGACACATTATGTCTTGCTACTTTGTTCCTTTAAAGAACAACTGCAGCAACACGTACGTGTACATGCAATGGAGGCAGTGATGGCTTGCTGGGAGCTGGAACAATCACTGCAAAGCCTAACAGGTTAATTTCGGATTCTTTGTTCTGCAATATACATGTATGTAACATATAGTTTATAGTAACAATTTGATATATATACCTTTCGGGAAATTGTTCTTTTTCAGACAAATTAAACTTGGTAACACATCATGCTGCAGCTGCTACGATTGGCAATGAACGTCCTGCAGTCTGCACCACATTacctgccaaaattaccttgcatTTTGATAAGGCTAACTTGTGCCTCATGAGCAGAGCATGCTACTATTTCTGTTTTACAAGTCGATATCATCATATAtgcatgcattttttttttcttgctacGAGTGTTTAATCGTATGCATTTGAACCTGCCTAAATGCTCTTGGTGGAAGAAGACTGCTGAAAGATGATGATGGTTCGATTATGGCAAATGAAATAGGTGTCTCTCCCGGTGAAGGCACTGGTGCAACCatgtctgatgatgatgatgatgacggcgATGATGATGACGATCAGGTAGACAGTGAAACAAATTTGTTTGATGGACCAGACAGCATGGGGTTTGGCCCTCTCATTCCAACTGAGACCGAGCGATCCTTGATGGAGCGCGTCAGACAGGAGCTGAAGCATGAGCTAAAACAGGTAGACAGTTTATGCATATTGCTGTTAAATCTTCAACTTGTAGGCTTGCTAGACATCACATCACAGAAGAGATTCTTTATAAGCCTGCGCATAAGATGTTAACCAAATCATTTTACTCGTAGAGATACAACGAGAAAGATTGTAGATATCATAGAATTTCTGAGCTTATGGATATGATGTTAACCAAATCGTTTCACTTGTAGCGGTCGGTACAAAGAGAAGACTGTGGATATTCTTTGTGAGGTTATTTGTAGGATGTTAACTAAGTCACTTTACTTGAAGGGGTACAAGTACCCAAGATTGTAGATATCACAGAAGAGATTCATCGTAAAGCTTACGTATAGGATGTTAACCAAATCATACTACTTGTGAAGGTTCAAAGAGAAGAGATTCTTTGCAGGCTTATGTATAGGAGGATGTTAAATAAGTAGTTTTACTTGTAGGGGTACATAGAGAAGATTGTCGATATCACAGAAGAGATTCATCGTAAAGCTTACGTATAGGATGTTAACCAAATCATATTACTTGTGAAGGTTCAAAGAGAAGAGATTCTTTGCAGGCTTATGTATAGGAGGATGTTAACCAAATTATACTACTTGTAGGGGTACAAAAACAAGATTGTCGATATCAGAGAAGAGATTCTTCGCAAGCGAAGAGCAGGGAAACTTCCTGGGAATAGCACTTGTACGTTAAAAGCTTGGTGGCAGTCCCACTCCAAGTGGCCATATCCAACGGTACTTATAACTGATCCATTCATTCTCCTGCATCATGTGAGGATAGCCTCCTCCTCCTTCACCACGCAATTGTAGCGATATGTCTTGCAGACCTCTGTGCTGTGTGGCTTAGTTTAAGGCCATCATCATAAACGAGACAGGCTTAATCTGCAATCCGTAACCTTGTTTCGTGGGTTGATGCAGGAGGATGATAAAGCAAGATTGGTGGAGGAAACTGGTCTACAGTTGAAGCAGATCAATAACTGGTTCATCAACCAAAGGAAAAGGAATTGGCACAgtaatccatcatcatcatcatcgagttCCCTGAAAAGCAAGCGTAAAAGGTTTGCGATGTGTACTACTTAACAGTGAAACCATGTTCTTTTCCCCTGCAAATACAATctatctaaaatctaaaaactaGTAATGCAGGTGACAGCGATGTTAGATGATGGGGCATTGCTGAAAGATACATCAGCAGAAGCATTGTTTAATACGGTGCGCAATCAAATGGTGTTTTTGCCTCGGTCATCAAGCTTTTGGTTTGGATGATGCAGCAGCTTTTGAGAGGATGCTGATATGTGCAGTTGCAGTATCAGTGGTGTTGATAGATCTCGCACTACAGGTTATAGTGATGATAAAATAGAATGTTTGGtgtcttcttctttcttcattCACTCGTGGATTAGCACACTGAGTTTTCAGTTGACTTGTACACGTGTttcgtgaagaagaagaagaagaagaagaagaagaagaagaagaagaaggtgaaacAGATGTGGATGTACAATGTGATAAATGATCGAAATGTACTGCTAACACCAATGAATTGGCAGCTGATTCTTCTTCGTCCTCTTCTTCTCGAAAGCTAAAGCATTAGCTCGTATATGGATTGTTCACTTTAAGATCAAAGAAGATTGGATTGTTGTAGAATGCTATACTCTAAATTCTCAACagtgtatttatttattatatatgacGTTAAACTCTCGAACGAGTACTCAGTCACGAACAGAGGTGCAAAGAAGCTAATCATACATAATGCATGTTATATGAACTTACGACATACTGAGGCAACAACAGTGGCTTATGCTTTAATGCAGTTCGGAGAAGAATCACTCCAGTAGAATTCACACTTTGAGAAAACCAGCTCAGATATCAATCCTTTTGCCTGAAGAGCTGatcaaaaataatttataaagcaAAAAGAGTTACACagtaaacaaagaaaaaaaagaatttagGCAGACCAAGTCAACTTCACCACTCTTTACGATCCTGTCAACCCAAGATTATGCACTTCTTTTTCCAGTTATACGATACATATGATTAATACTTTGAAGCAAATGACTTCTGTATGCAACGATTGGAAATTGACCAGCTGTGGCTGTAGAAAATTGCTCAGACCTGTGGAATAGCTGAAAAAGCTTCTGCTACCAAAATTACTACTGCATACAAGCCTGCACCATCAGGTCAAATTACAAGGTGATCACATTGCACTCGCATGTTCATGGACATCGTGCGGGATGGTAGGCTTCCAAGTTGTTCCGGTATGGCTGTCCATGAGAGTGATGCCAATGGCAGCCAACCCTTTCCTGATTTCATCGGACTTGTCATACTGTTTATTTTTCCTGGCTGTGGTTCTTTCATCAATTTTTAGCAAGAGCTCATCTTCTGTAAGTCCGACTCTTCTTAGAGCCCTCTCCCTCAACTGCTGCAGTACCTGCTTACATAATCGTCTTGGTAACTGACAAAGTTATTTGACAACTTTCCCAAGACGCAATATCTACTCACCTCAGAGTAATTTGAAGGTGCCAATCCGACAATACCCAGAAGATTCTTGATTTCCTTTACCATAGCTGAAAGGGACTCTATTCTCAACTCTTGCTTCCTCCCCTGCCCAAAATGTCAAGCACCAAAGAATTTAAACATGAGACATCAGGGAATTTACAGGTTTATTTTGACTTTCATGTGACCAGTGGTCGGAGGAATGGGCTTGTCTTTTCCATTTCTGGATCAAGAGGAATAAAATCCTTACCTTCCGTGTGTGCAGAAGATCATTGATGATTCTTAAAGGTTCAGATATAGAAGCTAACGCAACAGGAGTGTGCAGATCATCTGACATTGAACTCTCAAAATCCAAATGAAGTTTCTGGATGCACTGAAGAGTGTCTTGTGGTAAAGAATCTTTAAGATCATTTCCATGATGCTGATGAAAAGTCTCTTCACAATCACAAATTGTCTGTGATCATCCATAAACTTTAATCAGCCACACATGCATATCAGAAAAGGAATGGATAGGAATAAGGTACCTGATATATATAAAACAATCGATCAGAAGCTATATCAAGCTGTGTCATCGAGTAGTTAATTGGAGACCGGTAATGTGTGCCGATTAAGAAGAACCTCAAGGCTAGTGGGTGATAAAGCTCTATGACCTGAAAATTCTGGAGACTTAAATACTTGAACTATTAGAATCGAGGTAAAACAATTAAGTAATGTAATTAAATCTGCACCTGTCTAATGGTGAAAAAGTTTTTGAGTGATTTTGACATCTTTTCTTCATTCACAGTGACAAATCCATTGTGTATCCAGTAACCTATGTTACTCTTGCTGCAGGCAGCACAGCTCTGTGCAATTTCATTTTCGTGGTGAGGAAACACAAGGTCCATCCCTCCACCGTGTATGTCAAATGAGTGCCCTAGATATGCTGCACTCATGGCACTGCATTCTATATGCCACCCTGGCCTTCCTGGTCCCCAAGGGCTCTCCCAGTATGGTTCTCCATCCTTGGCAGACTGCAGCATAAAATCAAGTAACGATATATGATTTGTTCATGTACCATAAGCTCTTCAAACATGACCAAAAAAGAAAGTATCTTACTTTCCATAGAGCAAAATCAGCAGGATTTTGCTTCCTTGAATCCACAGCAACCCTTTCTCCTGCTCGATTATCTTCTAATTTCCTTCCAGATAGTCGACCATAAGCCGGGAATTTGTCAACCGAAAAGTAGACATCTCCATCAATTATGTAGGCACAACCATTATCAAGAATCTGTTGTAAAAGATAGAACGAGTCCATGAAGGAGACAAACAAAAGGTATAATACAATTGGCATAAGTAAAGCCATATTTTCTAATCTAGTAGTTTTAACTCCATCCTAGGATTATGGTGCCAAACAGCATAATAGAATCATTTAGCCAATACATGTGAGTGTTAAATTCATATATATCACTTTTTTGTGACAGTCATGCAATTTTCTGTATGCAGGAAGTTCCACCAAAGGTTGATAGATATTCCCCAAACATCCATCGCACTGAAACAAACACCATGTACAACATAAGAAGGTTTTCAATAAAAAATGCTTGATCCAGGACCACTCTAAAAGTAAGTAGAGATCAATTACGAAGCATATTTGAAGAATCACTTGAAGAATGGAACTACCAAACAAGTAAAcaaatattaaagaaataatttaCAAGCTATTTTCTGCggaacaacaaaagaaaaggacCAAGCAGTAGTTGGAAACGTAAAGCAGCATAATGAAGATGGCAACCATATGCCTGAAACCACAACCAACTATTCCTTCACCAGTAATCATTCTAAGCATAATCATTCATTTAAAAGAATCAAAGCAGTAAATATCAAACCCCCACAACTTGATCTAAGACACAATGTCAATCTGGAAACACACGAGGATAATTGTTTGTAGAATAATAAACTGACGAAATTTAACAAAATAAGAACAACTTGTAAAATATACCTCTGCTTAATCAAAGAATAGTGCATGAACAATTTATGAGAAATTTAAACAAGGCACAAATAAATAACACAGTTCGTACGATAACAAATAACTAAAATTTACAAAATAAAAGAACAACCTTTAAAATATACCTgcttaatcatatctataatttgaTTCATATGATTAGAAACACATGGTTCAACAGATGGAGGCAAGCATTGAAGGTAAGCCATATCACTGTGAAATTCATCACAATAGCGACTGCTCAGACTTAAAGGGTCTTCCCCCAGTTCATTTGCCCTGGCAATAATCTACAGAATTCCACAAGTCCAGAAATCAGGTTTCCTGTCATACATATATAAGAAAGCAGTTGGTCTACAGACTGACAGATGAAGATACAGTCATAAAATATAACTGTATTTCAAAAACCATGAAAACCAAATTATCATTGAGtatcacaaaaagaaacatgaatcaaatttaaaatcatgatatagggagaaaaattaaaaatccaACTTGATTGTCATAGGACAAAACTACAAGAGATGTATGGAAATGTGCACTAAACATGTTATAGCTTTTCTAGCATATCAGCATGTTTACATTGACACCAAATCAGAAGCATTCTTTTCCTTGTTTTTTGATTCCTAGTATTTGTTAAGAGTGCAGCTTTATTGGACAACCAGCAAAGTAGGTAGTGTGGAGTTTCATTGCCAGGTCTAGATGCTGTTGTGATAA is a window from the Musa acuminata AAA Group cultivar baxijiao chromosome BXJ2-1, Cavendish_Baxijiao_AAA, whole genome shotgun sequence genome containing:
- the LOC103998407 gene encoding homeobox protein knotted-1-like 13 isoform X1, producing the protein MAFHNHLSRELTPLRYAEQQQQQQLRGDNPALLRTTMDQLAVPPPSGASTDAGRVKDGKDLRRLVADAAPAVKPTMAGGGGPTWLNSAILRQQGHHYADGSFLHLQTTSGSSASPVAAGGGGGGAGAGNWFPRPSILQRSGREDEVPVSNDPIMAGATSGEHGGRRGHAGGELGESEAVAQGSGGETAAGEVTWMNARYKAEILAHPLCEQLLAAHVACLRIATPVDQLPRIDAQLGQSQQIVSKYSVLGNNGQMPGDDKELDQFMTHYVLLLCSFKEQLQQHVRVHAMEAVMACWELEQSLQSLTGVSPGEGTGATMSDDDDDDGDDDDDQVDSETNLFDGPDSMGFGPLIPTETERSLMERVRQELKHELKQGYKNKIVDIREEILRKRRAGKLPGNSTCTLKAWWQSHSKWPYPTEDDKARLVEETGLQLKQINNWFINQRKRNWHSNPSSSSSSSLKSKRKSNAGDSDVR
- the LOC103998407 gene encoding homeobox protein knotted-1-like 3 isoform X3 — translated: MAFHNHLSRELTPLRYAEQQQQQQLRGDNPALLRTTMDQLAVPPPSGASTDAGRVKDGKDLRRLVADAAPAVKPTMAGGGGPTWLNSAILRQQGHHYADGSFLHLQTTSGSSASPVAAGGGGGGAGAGNWFPRPSILQRSGREDEVPVSNDPIMAGATSGEHGGRRGHAGGELGESEAVAQGSGGETAAGEVTWMNARYKAEILAHPLCEQLLAAHVACLRIATPVDQLPRIDAQLGQSQQIVSKYSVLGNNGQMPGDDKELDQFMTHYVLLLCSFKEQLQQHVRVHAMEAVMACWELEQSLQSLTDKLNLVTHHAAAATIGNERPAVCTTLPAKITLHFDKANLCLMSRACYYFCFTSRYHHICMHFFFLATSV
- the LOC103998407 gene encoding homeobox protein knotted-1-like 13 isoform X2 is translated as MAFHNHLSRELTPLRYAEQQQQQQLRGDNPALLRTTMDQLAVPPPSGASTDAGRVKDGKDLRRLVADAAPAVKPTMAGGGGPTWLNSAILRQQGHHYADGSFLHLQTTSGSSASPVAAGGGGGGAGAGNWFPRPSILQRSGREDEVPVSNDPIMAGATSGEHGGRRGHAGGELGESEAVAQGSGGETAAGEVTWMNARYKAEILAHPLCEQLLAAHVACLRIATPVDQLPRIDAQLGQSQQIVSKYSVLGNNGQMPGDDKELDQFMTHYVLLLCSFKEQLQQHVRVHAMEAVMACWELEQSLQSLTGVSPGEGTGATMSDDDDDDGDDDDDQVDSETNLFDGPDSMGFGPLIPTETERSLMERVRQELKHELKQGYKNKIVDIREEILRKRRAGKLPGNSTCTLKAWWQSHSKWPYPTEDDKARLVEETGLQLKQINNWFINQRKRNWHSNPSSSSSSSLKSKRKR
- the LOC103998420 gene encoding cysteine--tRNA ligase CPS1, chloroplastic/mitochondrial isoform X1, with the protein product MGTASLKRCCLLFSSPISPFFAATFRRQLPAPDFSSLILASKRLKNPSFSRTLSSSSRASSSQAVFCGVANGTTPIPAETKPSPELYLFNTMTKEKELFRPRVPGRVGMYVCGVTTYDLSHIGHARVYVTFDVLYRFLKHQKYDVCYVRNFTDVDDKIIARANELGEDPLSLSSRYCDEFHSDMAYLQCLPPSVEPCVSNHMNQIIDMIKQILDNGCAYIIDGDVYFSVDKFPAYGRLSGRKLEDNRAGERVAVDSRKQNPADFALWKSAKDGEPYWESPWGPGRPGWHIECSAMSAAYLGHSFDIHGGGMDLVFPHHENEIAQSCAACSKSNIGYWIHNGFVTVNEEKMSKSLKNFFTIRQNFQVIELYHPLALRFFLIGTHYRSPINYSMTQLDIASDRLFYIYQTICDCEETFHQHHGNDLKDSLPQDTLQCIQKLHLDFESSMSDDLHTPVALASISEPLRIINDLLHTRKGRKQELRIESLSAMVKEIKNLLGIVGLAPSNYSEVLQQLRERALRRVGLTEDELLLKIDERTTARKNKQYDKSDEIRKGLAAIGITLMDSHTGTTWKPTIPHDVHEHASAM
- the LOC103998420 gene encoding cysteine--tRNA ligase CPS1, chloroplastic/mitochondrial isoform X2 translates to MGTASLKRCCLLFSSPISPFFAATFRRQLPAPDFSSLILASKRLKNPSFSRTLSSSSRASSSQAVFCGVANGTTPIPAETKPSPELYLFNTMTKEKELFRPRVPGRVGMYVCGVTTYDLSHIGHARVYVTFDVLYRFLKHQKYDVCYVRNFTDVDDKIIARANELGEDPLSLSSRYCDEFHSDMAYLQCLPPSVEPCVSNHMNQIIDMIKQILDNGCAYIIDGDVYFSVDKFPAYGRLSGRKLEDNRAGERVAVDSRKQNPADFALWKSAKDGEPYWESPWGPGRPGWHIECSAMSAAYLGHSFDIHGGGMDLVFPHHENEIAQSCAACSKSNIGYWIHNGFVTVNEEKMSKSLKNFFTIRQVIELYHPLALRFFLIGTHYRSPINYSMTQLDIASDRLFYIYQTICDCEETFHQHHGNDLKDSLPQDTLQCIQKLHLDFESSMSDDLHTPVALASISEPLRIINDLLHTRKGRKQELRIESLSAMVKEIKNLLGIVGLAPSNYSEVLQQLRERALRRVGLTEDELLLKIDERTTARKNKQYDKSDEIRKGLAAIGITLMDSHTGTTWKPTIPHDVHEHASAM